The genome window TCGTCGAGCAGGTCGGTGAGCACCACGTTGGCGCCGGCGGCTACGGCGAGCCGCGCCGCCTCGGCGCCCAGGCCGCGGGCGCCACCGGTGACGATGACGGTCTTGCCCGTCAGGTCGGGCGCGACACTCGGAGCGGGGGCCGGGGCGGGAGCGGGGGTAGCCGCAGTGGTCGGCTGGTTGTCGGTGCGGTCGGTCATCTGGATCACGTCCTCGTGGGGTACTGCGTACTGCGTGGGAGTGCTGTCGACGCGTCAGGGACCGGGGCCGGGTTGCGCCCGGCGTGGGCCCGTCCGCGTCAGAGCTGCGGTGCCGGCGCCTGGAGCAGCGCCGTCGCCATCCCCGCCAGGTCGGCGAGGAAGAAGGGTTCGTCGGTGAGCGGCTGCTCGCCGTCGGTGTACTGGCGGGCACGGTCGGCCAGTGCGGCGCCGATCAGGGTGAGCGCCAGGTCGAGGCGCTCCAGCCGGACCGGTTCGGGCAGGCCGGGTGCGCCGGGCTGGGTGGCGAGCCGCTCGCCGATGTGGTCGAAGAGGCGCCAGTAGCCGCCGCCGGCCAGCGTGGGGTGCGGCGTGCGGGTGCGGATGCCGCTCTGGTGGCTGACCTGCGCGGAGATCCGCAGCGCGCAGCGGCCGCGCTCGGTGCCGAGCTCGGTGGCCTCGGCGCCCACCAGGGTGCGGAGCAGGTCCGGCAGGCCCATCGCCATGAGTTCCGGCAGGCGGGGCGCGAGCGCGTGCTCGACCCGGTCCTGCCGACCCTTCATGATCTCTTCGAGCAGGCCGGCCCGGGAGCCGAAGTGGTACTGGACGGCGGAGGGGTTGGCCTGTCCGGCGAGCCGGACGATGTCCCTGGTCTGCGCGCCGTCCACGCCCTGGGTCGCGAAGAGCTGCTCGGCCGCGAGGATCAGCTTCTCGCGGGTGTCGCTTTGTCCTGTGCTGCGTGCCATGCCATCGATGTTAATACTGGCCATTATTAATGTCGAGCATCAGCGAGATCTCGGCGATTCGCCTACCGTGATCTCGCCCGACGTCCCGTCAGGGCCCCGATCGCCGGATCGACCATCGCCCCTCGACTCATGACTCTCGACCGTCGACGTTCGATGCTCGCCCCACGCGACCGGAGCGCGGACGACGACGCTTAATGCTGGGCATTATTAATGGTGGGCATTACCAACAGGGGAGCTCCATTGTCCGAGAACGTGCATCTGGTCGCGCCGGAGGGGCTGGCGCCCGGCAACGGATACAGCCACGTGGCCTGGGGCACCGGCCGCACCATCGCGGTCTCGGGCCAGGTCGCCTTCGACGAGAAGGGCGAGCTGGTCGGCCCGGGCGACCCCGAGGCCCAGGCCCGCCAGGTCTTCGAGAACCTGGGCCGCGCCCTCGCCGCGGCCGGCGCCACCTTCGCCGACGTCCTCAAGCTGACCTTCTACGTCACCGACCGCGACCAGCTGCCCGCCCTGCGAGTGGCCCGCGACGCCGTCATCGACACCGAGCGCCCTCCCGCCAGCACCGCCATGGTCGTGGCCGGCCTGTTCCGCCCCGACGTCCTGGTCGAGGTGGACGCCCTCGCCGTGGTTCCGGCCGACGCGCCCGCAGGCACCACCGGCACCACCGGTGCTGCCGCCGCCACGAGCACCGCCACCGCAGCCACGTCGGAGGGGTCTTCCGCATGACCCCCGCCGAGCCCGACTTCCTCAGCAACACCCGCGCCTCCTACGACGCGATCGCCGCCGACTACACCGCTCGGTTCGGCGACGCCCCGGACATCAAGCCGCTGGACCGCGCGGTGTTCAGCACCTTCGCCGAGACGGTCGCCGCCGCCGGCCTCGGCCCGGTCGCCGACCTCGGCTGCGGTCCCGGTCGACTCACCGTCCGGCTGCGCGACCACGGCCTCGACGCCTTCGGTATCGACCTCTCGCCGCAGATGATCGCCCAGGCCCGGCAGGCCCACCCCGGCCTGCGCTTCGAGGTCGGCTCGATCACCGACCTCGACCTCCCCGACGACAGCGTCGGCGGGATCCTCGCCTGGTACTCGCTGATCCACCTTCCCGACGAGCAACTCCCGCAGGCGCTGGCCGAGTTCCACCGGGTGCTCGCCCCCGGCGGCGAACTCCTCACCGCCTTCCAGGTCCGCGACCGCCCGCACCGCCGCGATGAGCTGTTCGGCCGCCCGGTGAGCCTTGACTACTACTCCCGCACCCCCGAGTTCGTCATCGCCGCCTTCGCCACCGCGGGCCTCCCCGTCCACACCCGCCTGGTCCGGGCTCCCGCCGCCGACGGCACCGAGCTCGTCCCGCAGGCCCTCCTGCTCGCCCGCAAGCCGGCCGAGACACCCAAGGCCTGACGATCCGTCACCCGGGCCGCCGGTGGGAGCGATCACCGGCGGCCCGAACCAGGAGCGCAGCACCTCGGAACACGCGGACGACCCTGAGCCCAGCGCCCCGGCCGCCACGAAGGCGGCCGCCCTCACCAGCGACCACCTGACGACCCGTCACTCTGACCCTGGGCTGGAGCGATTACCAGCAGCCCGGCCCGGAAGCCCGACACCGCGCAACCCCCGGGGCCCCACCCCGACAACCCGCCCCCGGGCGACCCGACACACCCCGGGACGGCCACTCCCACCAACGACCGCCTGACGATCCGTCACCCGGGCCCCAGCTGGACCGATCACCGGCAGCCCAAGCCGGAAGCCCAACGCCCCACAACACCCGCTCCCGCGCGACCCCCAGCACCCCGAGACGTCCGGCCACCCCGCAGGCGCCCCCTGACGACCGCATGACGGCCCACCCCCAGACCCCAGCTGGACCGTTCACCAGCGGCCCAAGCCGGAACCCCTGCACCCCGCTACACCCACTCCCCCACACCCCGGCCCACACCGCCCCCACACTCACCCCCACCCCGACACCCCGCGCCCACCCCGACCTCCACCCGGGTTGACCTATGATCGGGAGAACCATCGGGGCCGGTCAGGCCGGACAGGAGCCGCGCCGTCCGGGTGCGAGCGGAGCGGAGCGGAAGAGCGTCATGGCGGAGCCGACTGACTGGGAACCGGTTCCCCGCTCACGCACCTTCGAGTTGGTGCTGGACCGGATCGAGGAGCAGATCCGCGCCGGCAAGCTCCGGGTCGGCGACCGCCTCCCCCCTGAGCGCGAGCTGGTCGAGCTGCTCGGCGTCAGTCGTGCCGCGATCCGCGAGGCGCTGCGGGTACTGGAGGCGCAGGGGGTCGTCCGGGCCAAGGTCGGCACCGGCCCGGACTCCGGCAGCGTGATCGCCGCCCTGCCGAGCGCCGGGCTCAGCCAGCTGCTCCGCTTCCACCTCGCTCTGGCGAACTTCCCGCTCGCCGACATGGTGGACACCCGCGCCGCCCTGGAACGCTCCAGCGCCCGCCTCGCCGCCGAGCGCGCCGCCACGGGCGAGGCAGCCGAGCAGCTCGCCGCGGCCGGCGAGCTGCTGGCCCGGATGGACGATCCCGAGCTGACCCGCGAACAGTTCAACGAGTACGACACCGCGTTCCACGTCGCCGTCGCCGAGGCCGGTGGCAACCGGCTGATGGCCGACCTCACCATCGCCGTCCGCAACGCCGTGCGTCATCCCCTGCTCGCCGCCTTCCACCGGATCGCCGACTGGGACGCGGCCGCCGCCACCCTGCGCGTCGAGCACCACGCGATCCACCGGGCGATCACCAGCGGCGACGCGGAGTCGGCGGGCGACCTGATGGAGGCTCACATCCACCGCTTCCACCACGAGGTGGCGCTCCCGGCGCTGTCCCGGCCCGACCCGTCCTGAACCCATCCGGACGCACTGCCACCCGGCTACCGTGACCGCATGACCGCCGTCCCCGAACCCCTCGCCGCCCCCGAACCCCTCGCCGGCGGCCTGGCGAACGCCGGCGCCGTCTTCCGTCGCGGCCCGCTCGTCGATCGCCCGGCACCGCCCGCCGCCCGCGCCCTGCACGCCCACCTACGGGCGCTGCGGTCCCACGGGTTCGACGCCTGCCCAGCACCGGTCCGCCTCACCTCGGCCGGCCGCGAGCAGCTCACCTTCCTCCCCGGCGACGTACCCCAACCCCCCTTCCCAGCCTGGGCGATGACCTCGGCCGCGCTACGCTCCCTCGGCACCCTCCTGCGCCGGCTGCACGACGCCGCAGCAGCGGTCCCGCTCGACACCACCGCCCCGTGGTCCCGCGACCTCGCCGACCCGCTGGGCGGAACGGTCCTGTGCCACAACGACGTCTGCCCGGAGAACGTGGTCTTCCGCGACGGCCGCGCGGCCGCCCTGATCGACTTCGACTTCGCCGCGCCCGGCCGCCCGCTCTGGGACGTGGCAATGACGGCCCGCTACTGGGCGCCCATGCTCGACCCGGCCTCCGCCGCCGCCCTCTACCCGGCCGGACTCGACCCGGCGCACCGCCTGCGCGTCCTGGCGGACGGCTACGACCTCTCCCCCGCCGACCGCGCCGAGCTCCCCACCGTCGTCGAACAGGCCACCGCCACCTGCCGCGCCTTCGTCGCCCACCGCGTGGCCACCGGCGACCCCGCCTACCTGCACGCCTTCACCACCCGCGGCGGCTGGCCCCGCTGGGACCGCCTCCAGTCCTGGCTCGCCGCCCACCGCACGGAGTTCAGCGCCGCCCTACTGTCCTGACGGTCGCCCAGCCAGGCCGCGCCGGCCCGTCACTCCGGCGCGTAGAACATGAGCGTCTGCTCCGCCGTCGCCGCCACCACCTCGGGGGCGGCGACCTTCGCCAGGTCCAGGGCGGCGGCCCAGGCGGTCACCGAGAGCAGGGTGAACTCGCGGGCCTGCGCGGGTTCGAACCACCACGTCCGGTCGGGGTGATCGCCGCTCAGGTACTGGCCGAGGCCGACCAGTGCGGGGTCCCAGCCGACGCCGACGGCCAGCACCAGCGGTGGGACGCCGTCGCCCTCGCCGGGTCCGGCGTGCTCCAGTTCCAGGGTGGTCCGCCCGTGGCCGGCGGGGGTGAGGGTCAGGGTGACCTCGTTCTCCGGTGCCCCGCCGAAGGTCCAGGTCAGCCGGAGCCGGTGGGGTGGGTCGCACGCCAGGATCTCGCCGCCGGCGTTGCCCTCCAGTTGGAACGTGCCGCCGGCGCGCAGGTCACCCGAGAGCGGCAGGAACCACTGCGCGATCCGCTCCGGCGAGGTGACGGCGCTCCACAACTCGTCGGCGCCCGCCTGGTAGGTGCGCCGGACGACGGCGGCGCAGCCGGGTGCGCCCGAGCGCAGCTCGCGGATCCGCACCTCACGGCTGGTCTGCCCGATCCAGTCGGTGACGCTCACGATGACCTCTCCTCCAAAACCGGCCAATACCGGCCAATACCGGCCCGTCCGGGCGGCTGCGCGGGTCAACGAGCCCGCCGGGCGGCAGGTGTCGCGGCCGCCGCCCGTTCGAGTCGAGACGAGACGAGCGCCGCACCGCTCCGCTCACCCGGATCACGCACCGACCACACGCGGAATCAGCCCCTCCGGGTGTATGGTCAGACCAAAGAATGGCCGACCCGAGGACCTCCATGCGTGTCGCACTCTTCCTGACCTGCGTCAACGACGCCCTGTACCCGGACACCGGGCGCGCCGTGGTGACCGTGCTCGAACGCCTCGGCGTCGAGGTGGACTTCCCGACGGGGCAGACCTGCTGCGGGCAGCCGCAGTACAACACCGGGTACCGGCGGGAGACCGAGCCGCTGGTGCGCCGGATGGCCGAGGTGTTCGCCGACTACGACCACGTGGTCACCCCCTCCGGTTCGTGCGCCGCGATGGTGCGGGACAACTACCCCCGGATCGGCGCCAGGACACGCGCGGAGGGGCGCGGCACCGCACTCGAACGGGCGGCCGGCGCCCTGGTGCCCAAGGTGCACGAGCTGACCGAGTTCCTGGTGGACGTGCTGGGCGTCACCGACGTCGGCGCGTCCTTCCCGCACACCGTCACCTACCACCCGTCCTGCCACGGCCTGCGGATGCTCGGTCTGGGCGACCGGCCGCGCCGGCTGCTGCAGGCGGTGCGCGGGCTGAACCTGGTGGAGCTGCCGGGCGCCGAGGAGTGCTGCGGCTTCGGCGGCACCTTCGCGGTGAAGAACGCCGCCGTCTCCACCGCGATGGGGCAGGACAAGGTGCGCAACGCCCGGTCCACCGGCGCCGAGGTGCTCTGCGGCGCCGACAACTCCTGCCTGATGCACCTGGGCGGTCTGCTGCACCGTCAGGACGAGCCACTGCGGGCACTGCACATCGCGGAGATCCTGGCCGCCACCGAAGACCTTCCGGATGGCCCGCCCACGCGCCCGACCAATGGCCCGACCGACGGCCCGACCGAGAGCCTGGTGGTGTCCGCATGAGCCGCACCTTCATCGGCATGCCCGCCTTCCCGAAGGCCGCCGCCGTCTCCACGCAGAACCGCCAGATGCGCGCCAACCTCACCCACGCCACCCACACCATCCGCGACAAGCGCGCCCGCGCGGTCGCCGAGCTGGACGACTGGGCCGAACTCCGGCTCGCCGGCAAGCAGATCAAGGACCGCACGCTGGCCCGGCTGGACGAGTACCTGGTGCAGGCGGAGGCGGCGGTCACGGCAGCCGGCGGCACGGTGCACTGGGCGGCCGACGCCGCCGAGGCGAACCGGATCGTCGCGGACCTGGTGAAGGCCACCGGCGAGCGCGAGGTGGTCAAGGTCAAGTCGATGGCCACCCAGGAGATCGGGCTCAACGAGGCGCTCGCCGCCGAGGGCATCACCGCCTACGAGACCGATCTAGCCGAGCTGATCGTGCAGTTGGGCGACGACCTGCCCTCGCACATCCTGGTCCCGGCGATCCACCGCAACCGGGGCGAGATCCGCGAGATCTTCCGCGACAACATGGCCAGTTGGGGCCGCCCGGCCCCGGAGGGCCTGACCGACACCCCGGCCGACCTGGCGGAGGCGGCGCGGCTGCACCTGCGGGAGAAATTCCTGCGCGCCAAGGTCGCCGTCTCCGGCGCGAACTTCCTGGTCGCGGAGACCGGGACGCTGGTGGTGCTGGAGTCCGAGGGCAACGGGCGGATGTGCCTGACCCTGCCGGAGACCCTGATCTCGGTGGTGGGCATCGAGAAGGTCGTGCCGACGTGGCAGGACCTGGAGGTCTTCCTCCAACTGCTGCCCCGCTCCTCGACCGCCGAGCGGATGAACCCGTACACCTCGACCTGGACCGGCGCCGCGGACGGTGACGGACCATCAGACTTCCACCTGGTGCTGCTCGACAACGGGCGCACCGACACCCTCGCCGACCAGGTCGGCCGCCAGGCGCTGCGCTGCATCCGCTGCTCGGCCTGCCTGAACGTCTGCCCGGTGTACGAGCGGGCCGGCGGACACGCCTACGGCTCCCCCTACCCGGGCCCGATCGGCGCCATCCTCACCCCCCAACTGCGCGGCCTGCAGAGCGAGGTGGACGCCTCGCTGCCGTACGCGTCCTCGCTGTGCGGCGCCTGCTACGAGGTCTGCCCGGTGGCGATCGACATCCCGGAGGTGCTGGTGCACCTGCGCGAGAAGGTGGCCGAACAGGGCGGCGCGGGGCACCGGTTGGAGCGGGCGGCGATGAAGTCGGCGAGCTGGCTGCTGGACCACCCGGCCGCGTACTCGACGGCGCTGAAGGCCAGCCGACTCGCCCGGGGCGTCCAGCCGCGCCGACTGCCCCTGCCGGGGGCGGCGAAGGCGTGGACGGACAGCCGCGACCTGCCGCCCCTGCCCGAACAGTCGTTCCGCAGCTGGTGGAAAGAGCGGACCCCCGACCAGAGCGACCGGAACAAGCCGAACGCGCCGAACGCGCGGACCGAGCCGACCGATCGCGACCAGCAGGACGGAGCGAACTGATGAGCCCGACGACCGGCTCCCGCGAACGGGTCCTCGCCCGGATCCGCACTGCCCTGGCCGACCACCCCGAGCCGCCCGAGCCCACCCGCGGCTACCGCACGGCACACGCCGAGCTGCCCGTCCCGGAGTTGCTCGACCTGCTCGCCGAGAACCTGGCCGACTACCGGGCCGTGGTGCACCGCTCCACCGCCGCCGAACTCCCGGCCACGCTCGCCGAGCTGCTCAAGGCCCACGGCTCGCGGACCTTGGCCGTCCCGGCCGACCTGCCGGACGCCTGGACCGGCGAGCTCGGCAACGTCGAACTCCTCGTCGACGGCGCCGATCTGACGCCTGATCGGTTGGAACGCACCGACACGGCGCTGACCGGCTGCGCGCTGGCCATCGCCGAGACCGGCACGATCGTGCTCGACGCCGGCGCCGCCCAGGGACGCCGCCGGCTCACCCTGGTCCCGGACCACCACATCTGCGTGATCCGCGCCGACCAGGTCGTCGCCGCCGTCCCGCAGGCCCTGCCGCTGCTCGACCCGGCCCGCCCGCAGACCTGGATCTCCGGGCCGTCCGCGACGAGTGACATCGAGCTGGAGCGGGTCGAGGGGGTGCACGGTCCCCGGCGGCTGGACGTGGTGATCCTGGCACCGCAGGCGTAGCCCGGCCGGCCGGCCGGGGAGGGGAACCGACGAACTTACAGGCGTCGGACGGCCTGTGCCTCGGCCCGTTCCACCGCCGCCCGTCCGTACACGTGGACCAGGGCCAGGTGGAACAGGGCCGGGGCCACCGGGGCCCAGTGGTGGATGCGGTCGGGGTGCAGCAGGTACCCGGCGACCGTCGCCGCGCGGAACGGGACGTAGTCGATGGTCTCCTGCTCCCACCGGTCCGCCACTCCCCGGCTCAACCGGTCCTGCAATCCCTGGTGGGTCAGCTCGTTGAGGCGCGCGTAGAAGTGGACGGCCCACTGGCGCCGCTCCACGTCCAGCACGAAGGCCAGGAGTTCGAGGGAGTACTCGTGCGGCTCCAGCGCGAGTTCCTCCCGCATGCCGCGCCGGGCGACCGCGTGGAGCACCGGCGCGCTCCGCCCGGCGGAGTCGATGTGCCGTGACAGCCCCTCGTTGACCGAGGAGTTCCAGATGCCCGGCCCGGTCCGGACACGGTTGCTGCGCCGGGTGACGACCAGCATGTCGTCGGCGGTCACCACCGCGACGTTCACGCCCAGGCTGCACTGCAAGAACGCCGGTGCGTCGAGCGGGCGGTCGGGGTCGAGGTGGCGGGAGCGCAGGGTACTGCCGTCGGGCAGTCGGCGGTCGAGCTGCTGGGCGGCGAGGAAGGTGTAGTAGTCCGTCGGCCGCAGCCGCAGGCGAACCTCCGGCTGCTCCTCGGTGGGCGTGCGGGAGACGGCGAACGACTCGACGGCGTACCGGGGGCCGTTCCAGATCGGCGTCCGCCCCTCCTCCTGGAGCCGGGCGCTCTCGGCCTCGATCTCCTCCCACCAGTGCGCGATCTCCGCGGGCAGCCCGGTCTCGCCGTCGAGCACCTGGATGTGCACGCCCTCGGCGGGGATGGGCGTTTCGCCGTCGCCCTCGACGATCAGCGCCGTGGTGCGCAGCGGGCCGAGCGAGAAGGTGGACCACGACGGGCTGGACACCTCCTTGGTCCAGCGGCTGCGGACCGCGCCGAACCAGCGCCTGCGCAGCCTGAACCACGCGTCCTGCAGCGGCTGTTGGAACAGCACCGCGACCAGCATCCCGATG of Kitasatospora viridis contains these proteins:
- a CDS encoding TetR/AcrR family transcriptional regulator; this translates as MARSTGQSDTREKLILAAEQLFATQGVDGAQTRDIVRLAGQANPSAVQYHFGSRAGLLEEIMKGRQDRVEHALAPRLPELMAMGLPDLLRTLVGAEATELGTERGRCALRISAQVSHQSGIRTRTPHPTLAGGGYWRLFDHIGERLATQPGAPGLPEPVRLERLDLALTLIGAALADRARQYTDGEQPLTDEPFFLADLAGMATALLQAPAPQL
- a CDS encoding RidA family protein, with product MVGITNRGAPLSENVHLVAPEGLAPGNGYSHVAWGTGRTIAVSGQVAFDEKGELVGPGDPEAQARQVFENLGRALAAAGATFADVLKLTFYVTDRDQLPALRVARDAVIDTERPPASTAMVVAGLFRPDVLVEVDALAVVPADAPAGTTGTTGAAAATSTATAATSEGSSA
- a CDS encoding class I SAM-dependent methyltransferase — its product is MTPAEPDFLSNTRASYDAIAADYTARFGDAPDIKPLDRAVFSTFAETVAAAGLGPVADLGCGPGRLTVRLRDHGLDAFGIDLSPQMIAQARQAHPGLRFEVGSITDLDLPDDSVGGILAWYSLIHLPDEQLPQALAEFHRVLAPGGELLTAFQVRDRPHRRDELFGRPVSLDYYSRTPEFVIAAFATAGLPVHTRLVRAPAADGTELVPQALLLARKPAETPKA
- a CDS encoding FadR/GntR family transcriptional regulator, coding for MAEPTDWEPVPRSRTFELVLDRIEEQIRAGKLRVGDRLPPERELVELLGVSRAAIREALRVLEAQGVVRAKVGTGPDSGSVIAALPSAGLSQLLRFHLALANFPLADMVDTRAALERSSARLAAERAATGEAAEQLAAAGELLARMDDPELTREQFNEYDTAFHVAVAEAGGNRLMADLTIAVRNAVRHPLLAAFHRIADWDAAAATLRVEHHAIHRAITSGDAESAGDLMEAHIHRFHHEVALPALSRPDPS
- a CDS encoding phosphotransferase enzyme family protein; protein product: MTAVPEPLAAPEPLAGGLANAGAVFRRGPLVDRPAPPAARALHAHLRALRSHGFDACPAPVRLTSAGREQLTFLPGDVPQPPFPAWAMTSAALRSLGTLLRRLHDAAAAVPLDTTAPWSRDLADPLGGTVLCHNDVCPENVVFRDGRAAALIDFDFAAPGRPLWDVAMTARYWAPMLDPASAAALYPAGLDPAHRLRVLADGYDLSPADRAELPTVVEQATATCRAFVAHRVATGDPAYLHAFTTRGGWPRWDRLQSWLAAHRTEFSAALLS
- a CDS encoding SRPBCC family protein, producing MSVTDWIGQTSREVRIRELRSGAPGCAAVVRRTYQAGADELWSAVTSPERIAQWFLPLSGDLRAGGTFQLEGNAGGEILACDPPHRLRLTWTFGGAPENEVTLTLTPAGHGRTTLELEHAGPGEGDGVPPLVLAVGVGWDPALVGLGQYLSGDHPDRTWWFEPAQAREFTLLSVTAWAAALDLAKVAAPEVVAATAEQTLMFYAPE
- a CDS encoding (Fe-S)-binding protein — its product is MRVALFLTCVNDALYPDTGRAVVTVLERLGVEVDFPTGQTCCGQPQYNTGYRRETEPLVRRMAEVFADYDHVVTPSGSCAAMVRDNYPRIGARTRAEGRGTALERAAGALVPKVHELTEFLVDVLGVTDVGASFPHTVTYHPSCHGLRMLGLGDRPRRLLQAVRGLNLVELPGAEECCGFGGTFAVKNAAVSTAMGQDKVRNARSTGAEVLCGADNSCLMHLGGLLHRQDEPLRALHIAEILAATEDLPDGPPTRPTNGPTDGPTESLVVSA
- a CDS encoding lactate utilization protein B, which codes for MSRTFIGMPAFPKAAAVSTQNRQMRANLTHATHTIRDKRARAVAELDDWAELRLAGKQIKDRTLARLDEYLVQAEAAVTAAGGTVHWAADAAEANRIVADLVKATGEREVVKVKSMATQEIGLNEALAAEGITAYETDLAELIVQLGDDLPSHILVPAIHRNRGEIREIFRDNMASWGRPAPEGLTDTPADLAEAARLHLREKFLRAKVAVSGANFLVAETGTLVVLESEGNGRMCLTLPETLISVVGIEKVVPTWQDLEVFLQLLPRSSTAERMNPYTSTWTGAADGDGPSDFHLVLLDNGRTDTLADQVGRQALRCIRCSACLNVCPVYERAGGHAYGSPYPGPIGAILTPQLRGLQSEVDASLPYASSLCGACYEVCPVAIDIPEVLVHLREKVAEQGGAGHRLERAAMKSASWLLDHPAAYSTALKASRLARGVQPRRLPLPGAAKAWTDSRDLPPLPEQSFRSWWKERTPDQSDRNKPNAPNARTEPTDRDQQDGAN
- a CDS encoding LutC/YkgG family protein; this encodes MSPTTGSRERVLARIRTALADHPEPPEPTRGYRTAHAELPVPELLDLLAENLADYRAVVHRSTAAELPATLAELLKAHGSRTLAVPADLPDAWTGELGNVELLVDGADLTPDRLERTDTALTGCALAIAETGTIVLDAGAAQGRRRLTLVPDHHICVIRADQVVAAVPQALPLLDPARPQTWISGPSATSDIELERVEGVHGPRRLDVVILAPQA